Proteins from one Hyperolius riggenbachi isolate aHypRig1 chromosome 2, aHypRig1.pri, whole genome shotgun sequence genomic window:
- the LOC137544904 gene encoding zinc finger MYM-type protein 6-like translates to MTKSSSAMKSYTTTSKQALQASFDIAHMVAKTKKTHTVAESLIIPDAVRIAEIMFGKAEVDKIKTIPHSNDTISRRIEDMGDDIIKQISQKIILQKQFALQIDESTDISNSAQLMIFVRYIDDDSENGIQERIFGCKELDTTTTGEEIFNALNKHILEKELSWEWCVSVCTDGAAAMVGRKSGLVSRLKALNPSIKWNHCIIHLQALASKRLSRELSCVLDVAVKTVNFIKARALNSRLFRALCRDMGADHITVLLHTEVRWLSRGRLLNRLLELRNEVTVFLRNMNRDFLSYFEDEMWLCKLAYLSDIFDKINDLNLQLQGFTTNMFMLQDRIKAFRKKIKFWRSKAEAGNLTSFTQLMEFSEENDISPTENVKEIIREHLTNLESHFEHYFQSVEEDDRQKLWILNPFDENAIMEAGVPDDAKEKLFELSSDSTLRPRQQECPENITGFWHRLKREYPQLRKMALAELLPFASTYLCESSFSHLTTLKTKIRNRLCPESDLIVGISSLNPRFEKLISAKKAQVSH, encoded by the coding sequence ATGACAAAGTCAAGTTCAGCTATGAAGTCTTACACCACAACATCAAAACAAGCCCTCCAAGCCTCCTTTGACATTGCGCACATGgtggcaaaaacaaaaaaaactcacACTGTTGCAGAAAGCCTCATCATTCCCGATGCGGTAAGAATAGCTGAAATCATGTTTGGAAAAGCTGAAGTTGACAAAATTAAGACCATTCCACATTCCAACGATACAATTTCCAGAAGAATTGAAGACATGGGAGACGACATAATTAAGCAGATATCTCAGAAGATAATCTTGCAAAAACAGTTTGCTTTACAGATAGACGAATCTACAGACATTTCCAATTCTGCTCAGTTAATGATATTTGTACGGTATATTGATGATGACAGTGAGAATGGAATACAAGAAAGAATATTTGGCTGTAAGGAACTTGATACAACAACAACTGGAGAGGAGATTTTCAATGCACTGAACAAGCACATTTTGGAAAAGGAACTGTCTTGGGAATGGTGTGTCTCTGTGTGCacggatggagcagcagccatgGTAGGCCGGAAGAGTGGACTTGTAAGCCGCCTTAAAGCTTTAAATCCTTCCATAAAGTGGAATCATTGCATTATTCATCTACAGGCTCTTGCGTCAAAACGACTGAGCAGAGAGTTAAGTTGCGTACTGGATGTTGCTGTGAAAACCGTCAACTTTATAAAGGCAAGAGCTTTAAATTCACGTCTTTTTCGTGCATTGTGTCGTGATATGGGAGCTGATCATATCACGGTTTTACTTCACACAGAGGTTCGATGGTTATCACGTGGGAGGCTTCTGAATCGACTGCTTGAATTAAGAAATGAAGTCACTGTTTTTCTAAGAAATATGAATAGGGATTTCTTAAGTTATTTTGAAGATGAGATGTGGCTTTGCAAACTTGCCTACCTAAGTGacatttttgacaaaattaatgaTTTGAACCTTCAACTACAGGGGTTTACTACCAACATGTTTATGCTGCAAGACAGAATCAAAGCCTTTAGGAAGAAAATTAAGTTTTGGAGAAGCAAAGCTGAAGCTGGAAATTTAACTTCTTTCACACAGCTCATGGAATTCAGTGAAGAAAACGACATCTCTCCGACTGAGAATGTTAAAGAGATCATCAGGGAACATTTGACCAAtctggagtcacattttgaacatTACTTTCAAAGTGTTGAAGAGGATGACAGACAAAAACTTTGGATTCTTAATCCTTTTGATGAGAATGCCATTATGGAAGCTGGGGTTCCCGATGATGCAAAGGAAAAACTGTTTGAGCTTTCTTCAGACAGTACATTAAGACCAAGACAACAAGAGTGTCCAGAAAACATTACCGGATTTTGGCACAGGCTGAAGAGGGAATACCCACAGTTAAGAAAAATGGCTCTAGCTgaactcctcccctttgcttcaacATACTTATGTGAATCCAGCTTTTCACATCTCACAACTCTAAAAACGAAAATAAGAAACCGCCTGTGTCCAGAAAGCGACCTTATTGTGGGCATCAGTTCCCTGAATCCAAGATTTGAGAAATTAATTTCTGCCAAGAAAGCCCAGGTTTCTCACTAA